One Desulfatitalea tepidiphila genomic region harbors:
- a CDS encoding hydrogenase iron-sulfur subunit gives MTPQWEPKIIAFFCNWCTYGAADLAGVSRLQYPPNIRVIRVPCSGRISPKFILAALRNGVDGIWVSGCHPGDCHYIEGNFYARRKFTLLKNFLEYSGLEPGRLHFSWISSAESTKFAATAQKVTDSVLALGPAKSMIKRPLSDSDPTTIQSGATLI, from the coding sequence ATGACGCCACAATGGGAACCGAAAATCATCGCCTTTTTTTGCAACTGGTGCACCTATGGGGCCGCCGACCTGGCCGGGGTCAGCCGCCTGCAGTACCCGCCCAACATCCGCGTCATCCGGGTGCCATGCAGCGGCCGCATCAGCCCCAAGTTCATTCTGGCCGCCCTGCGCAACGGCGTCGACGGCATATGGGTGTCTGGCTGCCACCCGGGCGACTGCCACTATATCGAAGGCAATTTCTACGCTCGCCGGAAATTCACCTTATTGAAAAATTTCCTGGAATATTCCGGCCTGGAGCCGGGCAGGCTGCATTTTTCGTGGATCTCTTCGGCCGAATCGACCAAATTCGCCGCCACGGCGCAGAAGGTGACCGATTCGGTCCTGGCGCTGGGGCCGGCCAAGAGCATGATCAAAAGGCCATTGTCGGATTCAGACCCCACAACGATCCAATCAGGAGCGACGTTGATATGA
- a CDS encoding 4Fe-4S binding protein, translated as MLETARTIPAVPKSAGEKKSFAGMGLIWWRRLCQSAIAAVIGQWSFYGIFRCPFIVPYVSCQNCPVITCHGRLFTVFWGFWLLLPLSVVIFGRAFCGWACPGALVNQMLGHLAPFKLRIRHTFTRMFPYLLLTASAAALYVWLPGGQPREVVPIRVGGFFESIRLTFEHANLIWLVRTFVVLGVLAFGLLMANAWCRLFCPTGGVLEWIKPIALFGVFKTDRCNDCNKCIKVCPMGTRPAEANCTNCCDCLSACPQDAIKIGRLPKGR; from the coding sequence ATGCTTGAGACAGCCAGGACGATACCCGCCGTACCGAAAAGCGCCGGCGAAAAAAAGTCTTTTGCAGGGATGGGTCTCATCTGGTGGCGCCGTTTGTGCCAATCGGCCATCGCGGCCGTCATCGGCCAATGGTCCTTTTACGGCATTTTCCGCTGCCCTTTCATCGTGCCTTACGTGAGCTGCCAGAACTGCCCGGTCATTACGTGTCACGGCCGCCTCTTCACCGTCTTTTGGGGATTTTGGTTGCTACTGCCTCTTTCCGTGGTGATTTTTGGAAGGGCGTTCTGCGGATGGGCCTGCCCGGGAGCCCTGGTCAATCAGATGCTGGGGCATCTCGCGCCATTCAAACTGCGCATCCGGCACACCTTTACCCGCATGTTTCCCTATCTGCTGTTGACCGCATCGGCGGCCGCTCTCTATGTCTGGCTGCCGGGAGGTCAACCCCGGGAAGTGGTGCCGATTCGAGTCGGCGGATTTTTCGAATCCATCCGCTTGACCTTTGAGCACGCCAACCTCATCTGGCTCGTACGCACTTTTGTGGTTCTGGGTGTCTTGGCCTTCGGTCTCCTGATGGCCAATGCCTGGTGTCGTTTATTCTGCCCAACGGGCGGGGTTCTGGAATGGATAAAGCCCATTGCCCTTTTCGGGGTCTTCAAAACCGATCGCTGCAATGATTGCAATAAATGCATCAAAGTCTGCCCAATGGGTACGCGACCAGCGGAAGCCAACTGTACCAACTGCTGCGACTGCCTTTCGGCATGCCCCCAGGATGCCATCAAGATCGGTCGACTGCCGAAAGGACGCTAA
- a CDS encoding (Fe-S)-binding protein: MTQAIVLKGPNKERFLDKVRHLIPRGENLNLCLTCGACASGCPATGLEGMDPRKFLRMVMLGMDDEITKHPWVWMCSMCSRCMHVCPMAINIPGLVYEARKLWPRDERPKGILASCDMALRNDSCSAMGTPPEDFRFVVEDVLDEVRGTQPGWETLEAPLEKQGAHFFLSQNSREPVTEPDEMVPLWKILHLAGADWTYSCEAWGGENYCMFLADDENWEKTSAHTLKRAKELGCKVYLNTECGHSTYAVWAANKKFNIHTELEIAPLVAYYYEWITSGKLKVSADWNKDLKLKFTVQDPCNQIRKSFGDEQAEKMRFVLKACVGEENFVDMVPNRSNNYCCGGGGGYLQSGYTEARHQYGKIKFDQIIATGADYCVTPCHNCHAQIHDLADHFGGTYHTVHMWSIVALALGVLAENEREYLGDDLKEVLLPGEPGTPNPFIG, from the coding sequence ATGACCCAAGCCATCGTGTTGAAAGGCCCCAACAAGGAACGATTTCTCGACAAGGTCCGGCACCTCATCCCCAGAGGTGAAAATCTCAACCTGTGCCTCACCTGCGGCGCCTGTGCATCGGGCTGCCCGGCCACCGGCCTGGAAGGCATGGACCCGCGCAAATTCCTGCGCATGGTCATGCTTGGCATGGACGATGAGATCACCAAACACCCCTGGGTCTGGATGTGTTCCATGTGCAGCCGCTGCATGCATGTCTGCCCCATGGCCATCAACATCCCGGGTCTGGTCTATGAGGCCCGCAAATTGTGGCCCCGCGACGAGCGCCCAAAGGGCATCCTGGCCTCCTGCGACATGGCCTTGCGCAATGACAGCTGCAGCGCCATGGGAACGCCCCCCGAAGATTTCCGCTTCGTGGTCGAGGATGTGCTCGACGAGGTTCGCGGCACGCAACCTGGATGGGAAACACTCGAAGCGCCGTTGGAGAAGCAGGGGGCTCACTTTTTCCTCAGCCAGAACTCCCGCGAGCCGGTCACCGAACCGGACGAGATGGTGCCCCTGTGGAAAATTCTTCATCTGGCCGGTGCGGACTGGACCTACAGCTGCGAAGCGTGGGGCGGCGAAAATTACTGCATGTTTCTGGCTGATGACGAAAATTGGGAAAAGACATCCGCCCATACACTCAAACGCGCCAAAGAACTGGGGTGCAAAGTTTACTTGAATACCGAATGCGGTCACTCCACCTATGCAGTCTGGGCGGCCAACAAGAAATTCAATATCCATACCGAATTGGAAATCGCCCCCCTGGTGGCCTACTACTATGAATGGATCACATCGGGAAAGCTGAAGGTCAGCGCCGACTGGAACAAAGACCTGAAGCTCAAGTTCACCGTCCAGGACCCCTGCAACCAGATCCGCAAAAGCTTCGGGGACGAACAGGCCGAAAAAATGCGCTTCGTGCTCAAGGCGTGTGTGGGCGAAGAGAACTTCGTCGACATGGTCCCCAATCGATCCAACAACTACTGCTGTGGTGGCGGCGGTGGTTACCTGCAATCCGGCTATACCGAAGCGCGCCATCAATACGGCAAAATCAAGTTCGACCAGATCATCGCCACCGGCGCCGACTACTGCGTAACACCCTGCCACAACTGCCACGCCCAGATCCACGACCTGGCCGACCATTTCGGAGGCACCTATCACACGGTCCACATGTGGAGCATTGTCGCCCTCGCCCTGGGTGTCCTGGCCGAAAATGAGCGGGAGTATTTAGGCGATGACCTGAAGGAGGTCTTGCTGCCCGGGGAACCGGGAACACCCAATCCGTTTATTGGTTGA
- the fdhF gene encoding formate dehydrogenase subunit alpha: MTNPAQTLFINGRQLPFENGETLLEVARRHSIDIPTLCWLKGVTPTGACRICVVEVEGARTLLTACTTPAAPGMRVQTESSAVIMARREIIQLMLGSGNHNCAVRCNDNLDWTSFQLRVQEEDGGLDLCPVWGDCRLQDLAYRYQVTGRCFGTGPTRYPLETVNPFIVRDFSRCIQCGRCVQACNEVQCNDAISIGYRGPAAKIITGGDRPLKDSECVFCGECVQACPVGALVEKDARYAVRPWETHKVRTTCSYCGVGCQIHLHVKENRVVKVTGVDEPPNHGSLCVKGRFGYHFISSAERLTDPLIKENGRFRKASWDEALDLVARRFRQIRDDHGDAPMGVLVSARITNEENYLAQKFARTVLKTNNVDHCARLCHASTVAGLAASFGSGAMTNPIADLDQSKVILVTGANSSETHPVIASRIKRAVRYRGTRLIVVDPRNIPLSRFAAHKLTPRPGTDVAWINGWMHIILKDKLHDADFIRNRTEGFDALAQMVEKYTPDVVAAITGIDADELVSTARLYAQSKPAAIIYCMGITQHSTGTDNVKSLANLAMLTGNLGIPGGGVNPLRGQNNVQGACDMGGLPNVFSGYQPVIDVAVLKKMENAWAATDLPARPGWTATEMIPKAHNGELKALYIIGENPMLSDPDLNHTETALKQLDFLVVQDIFLTETAQLAHVVLPSACFAEKEGTFTNTERRVQRVRRAVAAPGQARSDWDIIADLATRMGVTMAYKNAQGIFDEMRSVTPSYAGISYNRIENLSLTWPCPDLDHPGTPVLHTGQFTRGLGRFHAVGFQPPAELTDEAYPLTLTTGRLLYHYHTGTMTMKSNGLNERAPECQVGISIQDAHRIGISDDQRVRIRSRRGVIMAKASVSNDILPGVVFIPFHFAAAAANRLTHAALDPVCHIPELKVCAVALEPTNEASNRDYAIT, from the coding sequence ATGACGAATCCTGCACAAACCCTCTTCATTAACGGCCGTCAACTCCCCTTCGAAAATGGTGAAACGCTATTGGAAGTGGCCCGACGCCACAGCATCGACATCCCCACCCTGTGCTGGCTAAAGGGGGTCACCCCCACCGGTGCCTGCCGAATTTGCGTGGTCGAAGTAGAGGGAGCACGCACCCTGCTCACCGCTTGTACCACACCGGCCGCCCCCGGCATGCGCGTGCAAACCGAATCATCCGCAGTGATTATGGCCCGGCGGGAAATCATTCAGCTGATGCTCGGCTCCGGCAACCACAACTGCGCCGTTCGCTGCAACGACAACCTGGATTGGACCTCGTTTCAGCTCAGGGTGCAGGAAGAAGATGGCGGTCTTGACCTTTGCCCGGTATGGGGCGATTGCCGGCTGCAGGATCTTGCCTACCGGTACCAAGTCACCGGTCGATGTTTCGGCACCGGCCCGACCCGCTATCCCTTGGAGACCGTGAACCCTTTCATCGTGCGCGACTTTTCCCGCTGTATCCAATGCGGCCGCTGTGTCCAGGCATGTAACGAAGTGCAATGCAACGACGCCATCAGCATCGGCTATCGGGGCCCGGCAGCCAAAATCATCACCGGCGGTGACCGCCCCTTAAAAGATTCAGAGTGCGTGTTCTGTGGCGAATGTGTTCAAGCCTGCCCCGTCGGCGCTCTCGTTGAAAAAGATGCGCGCTATGCCGTGCGGCCATGGGAAACCCATAAAGTTCGCACCACTTGCAGCTATTGCGGCGTGGGATGCCAGATCCACCTCCATGTCAAAGAAAATCGCGTAGTCAAAGTGACCGGCGTGGATGAGCCCCCCAACCACGGTAGTTTGTGCGTCAAAGGGCGCTTCGGCTACCACTTCATTTCCTCCGCCGAAAGGCTCACCGATCCATTGATCAAGGAAAATGGTCGATTCCGCAAAGCTTCGTGGGATGAAGCATTGGACTTGGTAGCCCGCAGGTTCAGGCAAATCCGCGATGATCATGGCGACGCCCCCATGGGCGTACTGGTCTCCGCCCGGATCACCAACGAAGAAAACTACCTGGCTCAAAAATTTGCCCGAACCGTTCTCAAAACCAATAACGTTGACCATTGCGCCCGCCTATGTCACGCCTCTACCGTGGCTGGCCTTGCCGCCAGTTTCGGCAGCGGCGCCATGACCAATCCGATCGCCGACCTCGACCAATCCAAAGTGATCCTGGTGACTGGCGCCAACAGCAGTGAAACCCACCCGGTGATCGCGTCGCGCATCAAGCGGGCCGTACGCTACCGGGGAACGCGGTTGATCGTCGTCGACCCCCGGAATATCCCTCTGTCGCGTTTCGCCGCGCACAAGCTCACCCCCCGGCCCGGCACGGACGTGGCCTGGATCAATGGTTGGATGCACATCATCCTCAAAGATAAACTGCATGATGCAGACTTTATCCGGAACCGCACCGAGGGCTTCGATGCGCTGGCACAAATGGTGGAAAAATATACTCCCGACGTCGTGGCGGCCATCACGGGCATCGATGCCGACGAACTGGTCAGCACAGCACGGCTATACGCCCAATCCAAACCTGCTGCCATAATTTACTGCATGGGCATCACCCAGCACAGTACCGGCACCGACAATGTCAAATCCCTGGCCAACCTGGCCATGCTCACCGGTAATCTGGGAATTCCGGGCGGAGGGGTCAACCCGTTGCGGGGTCAAAACAACGTCCAGGGGGCCTGTGACATGGGTGGGCTGCCCAACGTCTTCAGTGGATACCAACCGGTGATCGACGTCGCCGTGTTGAAAAAAATGGAAAACGCCTGGGCCGCAACCGATCTACCCGCCCGGCCCGGCTGGACGGCCACCGAGATGATCCCAAAGGCCCATAACGGCGAACTCAAGGCACTTTACATCATCGGTGAAAACCCCATGCTCTCAGACCCGGACCTGAACCATACCGAAACCGCCCTGAAGCAACTCGATTTTCTGGTGGTCCAAGACATTTTTCTGACTGAAACCGCCCAATTGGCGCACGTGGTGCTGCCCTCTGCCTGCTTCGCCGAGAAAGAAGGCACCTTCACCAACACCGAGCGCAGGGTCCAACGCGTTCGCCGCGCCGTCGCCGCTCCCGGCCAAGCCCGCTCCGACTGGGACATCATCGCCGACCTTGCCACCCGCATGGGGGTAACGATGGCTTACAAGAATGCCCAAGGCATTTTTGACGAAATGCGCAGTGTGACCCCTTCATATGCAGGCATTTCTTATAACCGCATCGAAAATTTGAGCCTGACGTGGCCCTGTCCGGACCTCGATCATCCCGGCACGCCGGTGCTTCACACTGGACAGTTCACGAGGGGTTTGGGCCGCTTTCATGCCGTGGGGTTTCAACCGCCGGCCGAACTGACAGATGAGGCCTATCCCCTGACGCTGACCACAGGCCGATTGTTGTACCACTACCACACCGGCACCATGACCATGAAGAGTAACGGCCTCAACGAGCGAGCTCCGGAGTGCCAGGTGGGAATCTCCATCCAAGATGCCCACCGGATCGGCATATCCGACGACCAGCGGGTCCGCATACGCTCCCGGCGCGGCGTTATCATGGCCAAGGCCTCAGTTTCCAACGACATCCTACCAGGTGTGGTTTTTATTCCGTTCCACTTCGCGGCGGCAGCTGCCAACAGGCTGACCCACGCGGCGCTGGACCCGGTTTGCCATATTCCTGAATTGAAGGTTTGCGCAGTAGCCCTCGAGCCCACGAATGAAGCCTCAAATAGGGATTACGCTATAACCTGA
- the aprB gene encoding adenylyl-sulfate reductase subunit beta, whose product MPSFVIQEKCDGCKGGDKTACMYICPNDLMVLDPNAMKAYNQEPDQCWECFSCVKICPTQAIEVRGYADFVPLGSSIMPMMGTEDVMWTCKFRNGLIKRFKFPIRTTPEGAANAYESLKGKDLDSQLLSTEEADGRALPTPKATV is encoded by the coding sequence ATGCCAAGTTTCGTAATTCAGGAAAAATGTGACGGGTGCAAGGGTGGCGACAAGACCGCTTGCATGTACATTTGCCCCAACGATCTGATGGTTTTGGATCCCAACGCCATGAAGGCTTATAACCAAGAGCCGGATCAGTGCTGGGAATGCTTCTCCTGTGTTAAAATCTGCCCCACCCAGGCAATCGAAGTGCGCGGCTATGCCGATTTCGTACCCCTGGGAAGCTCCATCATGCCCATGATGGGTACCGAAGACGTCATGTGGACCTGCAAGTTCCGCAACGGACTCATCAAACGTTTCAAGTTCCCCATTCGCACCACTCCGGAAGGTGCCGCCAATGCTTATGAAAGCCTGAAGGGCAAAGATCTCGACAGCCAGCTGCTTTCCACCGAGGAAGCCGACGGCCGCGCGCTGCCAACTCCCAAGGCGACCGTGTAG
- a CDS encoding double-cubane-cluster-containing anaerobic reductase, giving the protein MSDNYRSMWTELGLDLEAHDALLGVLGSAYQEIYLAQKNRPEGMAYFDFVMSEVHGLRIKELMDEKAAGRKIVGSYCVFVPEELVLAANATLVGLCSGADFAMEEVEKLLPRNTCALIKSSFGFKLGKVCPYLESADMIVGENTCDGKKKAYETLGQLVSNLYVMDLPQVKSENGRALLQNEYFRFKTAMETLTGVKITAESLKAAIGTVNAKRAALHRLSALRKADPVPVSGLDALLVNQVFFYDNPARFTESVNKICDELENRIAEKKGTCPAGTPRILVSGCPQAVPNWKLPFIVETSGAVIVGEESCVGERGTRNLTDASGQTVEEMMAAIVDRYYQVDCAIFTPNPDRLAHIEEMAAAYKADGVIHYGLQFCQPYLMEAIPVEKALEKKNIPCLRIETDYSMEDAGQLKTRVEAFIEQIKG; this is encoded by the coding sequence ATGAGCGACAATTACCGTTCCATGTGGACCGAACTGGGCCTCGATCTGGAAGCCCACGATGCGCTGCTGGGCGTACTGGGCAGTGCCTACCAGGAGATCTATCTGGCGCAAAAGAACCGCCCCGAAGGCATGGCCTACTTCGATTTCGTCATGAGCGAAGTGCACGGCCTGCGCATCAAGGAGTTGATGGATGAAAAGGCTGCCGGACGCAAAATCGTCGGCTCTTATTGCGTGTTTGTCCCAGAGGAGCTGGTACTGGCGGCCAACGCCACCCTGGTGGGCCTCTGTTCGGGTGCCGATTTCGCCATGGAGGAGGTGGAAAAATTGCTGCCGCGCAACACGTGCGCCCTGATCAAGTCTTCGTTCGGGTTCAAGCTGGGTAAGGTGTGCCCCTACCTGGAGAGCGCGGACATGATTGTCGGCGAAAACACCTGCGACGGCAAGAAGAAAGCCTATGAAACGCTGGGCCAACTGGTGAGCAACCTCTATGTGATGGACCTGCCCCAAGTCAAATCAGAAAACGGCCGGGCATTGCTCCAAAATGAATACTTCCGTTTCAAAACGGCCATGGAAACGCTCACCGGTGTGAAGATCACGGCTGAATCCTTGAAAGCGGCCATCGGCACCGTCAATGCCAAACGGGCTGCCTTACACCGATTGTCAGCTTTGCGGAAAGCAGATCCTGTCCCCGTATCCGGCCTGGATGCCCTATTGGTCAACCAGGTCTTCTTCTACGACAACCCGGCGCGTTTCACAGAATCGGTGAACAAAATCTGCGACGAGCTGGAAAACCGCATCGCGGAGAAAAAGGGCACCTGCCCGGCCGGCACGCCCCGCATCCTGGTCTCCGGCTGTCCCCAGGCTGTTCCCAACTGGAAACTGCCTTTTATCGTGGAGACTTCGGGCGCCGTTATCGTGGGAGAGGAGTCGTGCGTGGGCGAACGGGGCACCCGCAACCTCACCGACGCATCGGGCCAAACGGTCGAGGAGATGATGGCCGCCATCGTGGATCGCTATTACCAGGTGGATTGCGCCATCTTCACCCCCAACCCCGATCGCCTGGCCCATATCGAAGAGATGGCCGCCGCCTACAAGGCCGACGGCGTCATCCATTACGGCTTGCAGTTCTGCCAGCCCTACCTGATGGAAGCCATACCCGTGGAGAAGGCCCTCGAGAAAAAAAATATCCCCTGCCTGCGCATCGAGACCGACTACAGCATGGAAGATGCCGGGCAGCTCAAGACGCGCGTGGAAGCGTTCATCGAACAAATCAAAGGATAG
- a CDS encoding hydrogenase iron-sulfur subunit gives MTAEHLFEPQILAFCCKYCAYAAGDLAGSMRLTYPANVKIIQVPCTGRVDMSHLLKAIENGADGVYVAGCIEGECHFLEGNLKARKRVAAVRKLLAEADIEPERVQMFNLSSAMGPRFAEIATEMTETIRRLGPSPVRRIDRIAS, from the coding sequence ATGACCGCTGAACACCTCTTCGAGCCCCAGATTCTGGCCTTTTGCTGCAAGTACTGTGCTTATGCGGCCGGTGATCTGGCCGGGAGCATGCGTCTGACCTACCCGGCCAATGTCAAGATCATTCAGGTGCCATGCACCGGCCGGGTGGATATGAGCCATCTGCTCAAGGCCATCGAAAATGGAGCCGACGGCGTATACGTGGCCGGATGCATAGAGGGCGAATGCCATTTTCTAGAAGGGAACCTGAAGGCCCGGAAAAGGGTTGCCGCGGTGCGGAAGCTGCTGGCCGAGGCAGACATAGAACCCGAGCGGGTTCAAATGTTCAATCTCAGTTCGGCCATGGGGCCGCGTTTTGCGGAAATCGCAACGGAGATGACCGAAACCATTCGCCGGCTCGGTCCGTCGCCTGTTCGACGAATAGACCGAATTGCTTCATAG
- a CDS encoding substrate-binding domain-containing protein, whose protein sequence is MPANARETAREKMIQTDLATLSRRAFLTGAAAVAAGAVTPARGSAASTSAHSILQVWSCGGLAEAFIPANARYKEKTGVEIAYTGAFAAALGKSLLGSATTEVFGGRVLDLAKKLRSAGKMIYFKPLCFTRYVMVTPRGNPAGISDIKDLARPGVRVILAPDASPPGGQAAIGLLKKAGVMDQVINNTVIRGSCVQRTMEELIDGKGDVSVVEFRLTRMPLFRDRSEVIPIPAQYFPPPPLTFTIGVMKEARDRALADRYVDFILSEEGQSFFEQAGFIPAISDEGRQLVETLGVKDA, encoded by the coding sequence ATGCCTGCCAACGCGAGAGAAACGGCAAGGGAAAAGATGATCCAAACCGATCTTGCGACTCTGAGTCGAAGAGCGTTTCTAACCGGAGCTGCCGCTGTAGCGGCGGGCGCGGTGACACCCGCCAGGGGATCGGCCGCGTCAACAAGTGCCCATTCAATACTACAGGTATGGTCCTGCGGCGGTTTGGCCGAGGCCTTCATTCCGGCCAATGCAAGGTACAAGGAGAAGACGGGGGTCGAAATCGCCTATACCGGGGCTTTCGCGGCCGCATTGGGCAAATCGCTGCTGGGCAGCGCCACCACCGAGGTGTTTGGCGGCCGGGTGCTGGACCTGGCCAAAAAGCTGCGCTCGGCCGGCAAGATGATCTATTTCAAGCCACTGTGCTTTACCCGTTATGTCATGGTCACGCCCAGGGGTAATCCCGCAGGCATTTCGGATATCAAAGACCTGGCCCGCCCAGGCGTTAGGGTGATTCTCGCGCCGGATGCCTCTCCTCCCGGGGGACAGGCAGCCATCGGTCTGCTGAAAAAAGCCGGGGTGATGGATCAGGTCATAAATAACACCGTGATCCGAGGAAGCTGCGTGCAACGCACCATGGAAGAGCTGATCGACGGCAAGGGGGATGTGTCGGTGGTAGAATTCCGGCTTACCCGGATGCCGCTCTTCAGGGACCGGTCGGAGGTCATCCCCATTCCGGCCCAATACTTTCCCCCGCCGCCGCTCACTTTTACCATCGGCGTCATGAAAGAGGCCCGGGATCGTGCCCTGGCAGATCGGTACGTGGATTTTATCCTCTCAGAGGAGGGCCAATCCTTTTTTGAACAGGCCGGATTCATCCCCGCCATCTCCGACGAAGGCCGTCAACTGGTCGAGACCCTGGGAGTGAAAGATGCTTGA
- a CDS encoding radical SAM protein → MHRPNSRSSTAHHPCFFSKDHSRYGRIHLPVAPSCNIQCVYCRRDHACPNENRPGVCSRTITPDEALTRLEIALANMPYITVAGIAGPGDAFDDPELTLRTFQLIRRAHSDIALCVSTNGLMIKEVIGDLQALDVRFVTVTINAIDPGIGSLLYQRVQFGGKMLHGVEAAQLLIDRQMEAVALLKEKHFTVKINSVVVPGMNMHHILFLAKRLHRLGVDLMNLLPLIPLPATPMENTAPPSTSQMKRLQMQAGRYVPQMRHCQRCRSDAAGKLNEDHMIRFEC, encoded by the coding sequence ATGCATCGCCCGAATTCCCGATCCTCCACGGCTCATCATCCCTGCTTCTTTTCAAAAGACCATTCCCGGTATGGCCGCATTCACCTGCCCGTGGCACCTTCGTGCAACATTCAATGTGTCTATTGCCGGCGCGATCATGCGTGCCCCAATGAAAACCGGCCCGGTGTCTGCAGCAGGACAATCACCCCGGACGAAGCGCTGACTCGCTTGGAGATAGCCCTGGCGAACATGCCGTACATCACCGTGGCCGGCATCGCCGGTCCGGGAGATGCATTTGATGATCCGGAACTCACCCTCCGTACTTTCCAGCTCATCCGCCGCGCCCATTCCGATATCGCCTTGTGCGTCTCAACCAATGGCTTGATGATCAAGGAGGTCATCGGCGACCTTCAGGCGCTTGACGTTCGTTTTGTCACGGTCACGATCAACGCTATCGATCCAGGCATCGGGTCACTTCTATACCAAAGGGTCCAGTTCGGGGGAAAAATGCTGCATGGCGTTGAAGCGGCGCAGTTGCTGATCGACCGACAAATGGAAGCGGTTGCTTTGTTGAAAGAGAAGCATTTCACCGTCAAAATCAACAGTGTGGTGGTTCCCGGTATGAACATGCATCATATCCTCTTTCTGGCCAAACGCTTGCATCGGTTGGGCGTGGATCTGATGAACCTGCTGCCCCTCATTCCCCTGCCCGCAACACCCATGGAAAATACCGCGCCGCCATCCACATCGCAAATGAAGAGGCTTCAAATGCAGGCCGGCCGATATGTGCCGCAAATGCGCCATTGCCAGAGGTGCCGGTCGGATGCCGCAGGAAAATTGAATGAGGATCATATGATCCGGTTCGAGTGTTGA
- a CDS encoding IscA/HesB family protein has product MLNVTEKAQEQIARYFEENALKPIRVFLASSCSGQQIVLALDDAKPNDTTFEFSGIQYLVDTAFLNQAQPIEIDFAGSGFKVSSSLKLTCGCGGCGSSEGCCS; this is encoded by the coding sequence ATGCTCAATGTCACTGAAAAGGCCCAGGAACAAATTGCACGCTACTTTGAAGAAAACGCGCTTAAACCCATCCGGGTATTTTTAGCCAGCAGTTGCAGCGGACAGCAAATTGTTCTGGCCCTGGATGACGCCAAGCCGAACGATACCACCTTCGAATTCTCCGGTATTCAATACCTGGTGGACACGGCCTTCTTGAACCAGGCCCAGCCCATTGAAATCGATTTTGCCGGGAGCGGCTTCAAAGTTTCCTCTTCGCTGAAATTGACATGCGGTTGCGGCGGTTGCGGTTCGTCTGAGGGATGCTGTTCATGA
- a CDS encoding acyl-CoA dehydratase activase, which produces MNDRFAGIDIGSRTIELVVVDSTGEITHRLKTDTGFDPMSDTKRLLNGIECDRIMATGYGRNLLEIAFEAPTVTEIKAHARGARTLFPEARSVLDIGGQDSKAIALFDNGKVKKFEMNDRCAAGTGKFLEIMARTLGFEIDAFGDEALLAEKEITISSMCTVFAESEVTSLIAKGQDRRQIALGLHASVMRRVAAMIQRVSPSGDIVFTGGVAKNPCLRALLAQKLGRTVLYHEHSQFAGALGAALLALESQ; this is translated from the coding sequence ATGAACGACCGTTTTGCCGGCATCGACATCGGCTCCCGAACGATTGAACTCGTGGTGGTGGATTCAACCGGAGAAATCACCCATCGCCTGAAGACCGATACCGGCTTTGACCCCATGAGCGACACCAAACGCCTGCTCAATGGCATCGAATGCGACCGCATCATGGCTACCGGTTACGGTCGTAATCTTCTGGAAATAGCATTCGAAGCTCCAACGGTGACCGAGATCAAGGCGCACGCCCGGGGAGCCCGCACACTTTTCCCCGAAGCTCGCAGCGTGCTCGATATCGGCGGCCAGGACAGCAAGGCCATCGCCTTGTTCGACAACGGAAAAGTGAAAAAATTTGAAATGAACGACCGCTGCGCCGCCGGCACCGGTAAATTCCTTGAGATCATGGCGCGCACATTGGGTTTTGAGATCGATGCTTTCGGTGACGAAGCGCTTCTGGCGGAAAAAGAAATCACCATTTCGAGCATGTGCACGGTCTTCGCCGAATCGGAGGTCACTTCGCTGATTGCCAAAGGTCAAGATCGCCGCCAAATCGCCCTGGGCCTTCACGCCAGTGTCATGCGCCGGGTGGCGGCCATGATCCAACGGGTATCCCCCTCAGGGGATATTGTATTTACCGGTGGGGTCGCCAAAAACCCGTGCCTGCGTGCCCTGCTGGCGCAGAAACTGGGCCGAACCGTCCTTTACCACGAGCACTCACAATTTGCCGGGGCCCTGGGTGCGGCCTTGCTGGCTCTGGAGTCGCAGTAA